A window of the Acidobacteriota bacterium genome harbors these coding sequences:
- a CDS encoding ADP-ribosylglycohydrolase family protein, producing MNQFANLSDEKCLNGILLGTAVGDSLGLPAEGLSARRIAKLFRGTWKQRFIFGRGMISDDTEHTVFVAQSLLTRSVDEFRNRLSWKLRLWLLTLPAGIGLATLRSIMKLWLGFSPKRSGVFSAGNGAAMKSAIIGGYFANEPDKINLYVEACTRMTHTDPKALTGALAVAQLTGWIVRNQDATGFAPNKIFSLLDKTGSDKEWQEILRKMQIGYANSYSVKEFAASMNLQRAISGYVYHTVPMAIYSWMIHYGDFRKAVESVLDCGGDTDTVAAIVGALSGATVGERGIPVEWFNRIRDYPFSTTYLRKLSDCLAKQRPDQRITKNKFLYHLIQTARNMLFFAIVLTHIIRRLAPPY from the coding sequence TTGAACCAATTTGCAAACCTCTCTGATGAAAAATGCTTGAATGGCATTTTATTAGGAACAGCCGTCGGTGATTCGCTCGGACTGCCAGCCGAAGGATTAAGTGCACGACGTATAGCTAAGCTTTTCCGAGGCACCTGGAAACAGCGATTTATTTTTGGTCGAGGAATGATAAGCGATGACACCGAACATACGGTTTTTGTTGCTCAATCATTGTTGACAAGGTCAGTTGATGAATTCCGAAACAGGTTGTCGTGGAAACTTCGTTTATGGTTGCTTACTTTACCCGCAGGAATCGGATTGGCGACGCTACGTTCGATTATGAAATTGTGGTTGGGCTTTTCGCCAAAACGAAGTGGCGTGTTTTCTGCGGGCAATGGCGCTGCCATGAAATCGGCAATCATCGGCGGATACTTTGCCAATGAACCCGACAAAATAAATCTTTATGTTGAAGCCTGCACGCGAATGACCCATACAGACCCGAAAGCGTTGACGGGCGCACTTGCCGTTGCACAACTGACAGGCTGGATTGTTCGCAATCAAGATGCAACCGGCTTCGCACCCAATAAAATTTTTTCATTACTTGATAAAACCGGAAGCGATAAAGAATGGCAGGAAATTTTGCGAAAGATGCAGATTGGTTATGCAAATTCATATTCTGTGAAAGAATTCGCTGCGAGTATGAATTTACAGCGAGCCATAAGTGGTTACGTTTATCACACGGTTCCGATGGCTATTTATAGCTGGATGATTCATTACGGTGATTTTCGCAAGGCGGTTGAATCAGTGCTCGATTGTGGTGGTGATACCGATACAGTTGCCGCAATTGTCGGAGCACTTTCAGGAGCAACAGTTGGTGAGCGAGGAATACCTGTAGAATGGTTTAATCGAATTCGCGATTACCCATTTAGCACAACTTATCTGAGGAAGTTATCCGATTGTTTAGCAAAGCAACGCCCTGATCAAAGAATTACAAAAAATAAATTTCTGTATCACCTGATTCAAACAGCGCGAAATATGCTCTTTTTTGCTATAGTCTTGACTCACATCATCAGGCGGTTAGCACCGCCGTACTAG
- a CDS encoding Uma2 family endonuclease, giving the protein MASLITSPLLKTYTLEEFWKLPEPKDGAKLELIAGVLFLTPQPECPHDNIVSRSLQKLSAYLSQRDDKGKLYVPRAAIWTGTHTYLEPDMFYVSAELEATMKPEHRHTADLVIEVISPGSAIYDRNTKAETYGALGINELWLIDETGQTVEALYKRGKGFGKKSTFKKGQRIASKIFPDLKLAVDELFKD; this is encoded by the coding sequence ATGGCTTCCTTAATCACGTCACCGCTGCTGAAAACTTACACACTCGAAGAGTTCTGGAAATTGCCCGAACCCAAAGACGGCGCGAAACTCGAACTCATCGCAGGAGTTTTGTTTTTGACTCCTCAGCCTGAATGCCCACACGATAATATTGTATCAAGATCACTTCAAAAATTGTCTGCCTATTTAAGTCAACGCGATGATAAAGGCAAACTCTACGTTCCGCGCGCGGCGATTTGGACGGGAACGCATACCTACCTTGAACCCGATATGTTTTATGTTTCGGCTGAACTCGAAGCCACGATGAAGCCCGAACATCGTCACACAGCCGATTTAGTTATCGAAGTCATCTCGCCGGGTTCGGCTATCTATGACCGCAACACCAAAGCCGAAACTTATGGGGCGTTAGGTATCAATGAACTCTGGTTGATTGATGAAACCGGTCAAACGGTTGAGGCGCTGTACAAACGTGGCAAAGGGTTCGGTAAAAAATCAACTTTCAAAAAAGGTCAGCGCATCGCTTCAAAAATTTTTCCCGACTTAAAACTTGCTGTTGATGAATTATTCAAAGATTGA
- a CDS encoding alpha-2-macroglobulin family protein: MKPALLFVLLCLVLCAFSFFSTRAQESDYQKLKTEAEKYYAEKSFSKAREIYTPAKDLKLSAADSRWVAFRLADTLWRAQAATQTADSTKYDEARQQLEALIRDIQRTEDRDIVWAEAQESLGDFWWTRKDSQNWYQGWQFYQQALDYWAGSSELDLARSRYLQIVWRMSRSEWTDYYYYGYYGTAPLDVVENALKIAESANDKAHAHYLVAMTLRNQGNYEQRIRVGDEFEAAMAAGKSNDWYDDALFFYGEWMMTNGRISQDANGNYKQEQDFVKALELFRRLTREFQKGETRYFDNAKNYIDQITKPTVGIYVSNIFLPGSEIQFSMNWRNVRRIDLALYKVDLTRDIRFTQNDSAGSWTQRINASERIKAWTKEIEDKGDYKPGSETLRLDEKLATGAYVIEAKIDGTAVRDVILVSDTSLVIKTARKQAVAYFCNVADGSPVANANVKVWERFYNGNFYEWKEFSKPTNEDGIAAFDLDEMRNGYNTEIFVAASSDNRQAFANGYNYAYGRNAEDWRIYAFTDRPAYRPNETVQWKFIARKYNHQVYSTPAGQIVEYEITDPKGAKVSDGKTKLNQFGSAWGAVELKESMPLGEYRIVFWDEGRKDHIGNATLFRLEEYKLPEFKVAVKTPEIDGKKKAFRVGEKVEVNIQADYYFGGAVANANVEVIVYQKPFYRYWYPRRDYAWYFEDIDQRYANYYGRGQQIKREILKTDATGKAVLVFDTPRNSGQDFEYAIEARVTDSSRREINATSSVRVTRQRYFVNARPAHYLYRPQDKVAVNINAADANDQPLQVEGRVKVTRDYWYEIWLDPTGKEVKGDELKRLQERGSFPPAPVDGKAWQLKFRGYEHDDITTQVVKTNKDGEAEFGFTPEREGFYRLTWTSEDKGSTNITAETTVWVATRATTDLGYRYTGVEIIIDKDTVKAGQSAPVMLVAPTNDRFVLFSVEAEDLLSFQLVRMTGNVKLIELPIEERHVPNVFLSAAMVNDRQVFMDTKQIVVPPVKNFLSVEVNSDREEYQAREEGTLTVTARDNEGKPVSAEIALGLVDESVYYIQKDYAGDPRQFYFGAKRPHQVQTQSTFNQKAYQRLVEDKDKQLVDDRTIGQRDEERERSGGPGGGGTGVFGGIGRAQKAEMAKDSFRQQNAPMAASEIVSVDSAAVMDAKKVDNLPLNGRKFNEISELKPGVAGKEPKVQVRNDFRSTVIWQPNVVTDASGKATVKIKFPDSLTTWKATARALTATNQFGIAEDSARTKQPLIVRLQAPRFFVAGDTTTVSAVINNNTDKAMTVQPTLNAEGVIVTGFMQNGKPAKGELAPVSVAANGEARIDWVVSVKDAGNVKLRVTGRNTQYVDAMEKSFIAYEHGIEKYVAKSGKLRGDDVTVKLDIPKERKAESTTLTVQLAPSMAVTMIDALPYLANYPYGCTEQTMSRFLPAAIVRKTLQDLGINPEVAMSQTFGGIVQQTADKTHSQPKQDLRKLDDMIRQGLERLYNFQHDDGGWGWWKEGNSDHFMTAYVVWGLALARNADVEIKAGVLERGAEFLTNELVEEESNYDMQAWMLHALASYQASQKNIEVGNFTTKAFDNLWTNRERLNAYTRALLALAAHHFKYADKAKILVENLENGVKIDRAPDTSIILRGAQSSNDAVMATAHWGEDGVWWRWSDGGVEATAFALRAILAIDPQNKLIEPVTNWLIKNRRGAQWSNTRDTAITVLAMNDYLKTSGELKPDIEYELTVNGQLIAAKKLTAEAALAAPSEFPIDRKFIRDGANDIRIRRKNGATPLYFSARAEFFSLEEPITDAGNEIFVRREYYKLVARPTLLKGYVYERLPLRDGESVTSGERVEAIIVVESKNNYDYLLFEDLKPAGLEAVEIRSGENLFIKELKSGAIGRKFGASDKDVKDPKAATGAYFASTDEANYTGRAVWVYQELRDRKVAMFIDHLPEGVWELRYELRAETPGAFHALPVLGHAMYVPEIRCNGQEMRIKVEDKE; encoded by the coding sequence ATGAAACCAGCCTTGTTATTTGTTTTGTTGTGCCTCGTTTTGTGCGCGTTCAGTTTTTTTTCGACCCGCGCGCAGGAAAGCGATTACCAAAAGTTAAAAACCGAAGCCGAAAAATATTACGCTGAAAAATCCTTCAGCAAAGCCCGCGAAATCTACACACCAGCCAAAGACTTGAAGCTTTCAGCAGCAGATAGTCGCTGGGTAGCCTTTCGTCTGGCAGATACCTTGTGGCGCGCACAGGCGGCGACGCAAACTGCGGATTCGACCAAATACGATGAAGCGCGACAACAACTCGAAGCCTTGATTCGCGACATTCAACGAACCGAAGACCGCGACATTGTCTGGGCGGAAGCGCAGGAATCGCTCGGCGATTTCTGGTGGACGCGCAAAGATTCGCAAAACTGGTATCAGGGCTGGCAGTTTTATCAACAGGCATTGGACTATTGGGCGGGGTCTTCGGAACTCGATTTAGCGCGCAGTCGTTATTTGCAAATCGTCTGGCGCATGTCGCGTTCCGAATGGACGGATTATTACTACTATGGTTATTACGGCACTGCGCCGCTCGATGTGGTCGAGAATGCCTTGAAGATTGCCGAATCGGCAAACGACAAAGCCCACGCGCATTATCTGGTTGCGATGACGCTTCGCAACCAAGGCAACTATGAACAGCGCATTCGCGTCGGCGATGAATTTGAAGCGGCAATGGCTGCCGGTAAATCAAACGACTGGTACGATGACGCGCTGTTTTTTTACGGCGAATGGATGATGACGAACGGGCGCATTTCGCAAGACGCGAACGGCAACTACAAACAGGAACAGGATTTCGTCAAAGCCCTGGAACTTTTTCGCCGCCTCACCCGCGAATTTCAAAAAGGCGAAACTCGATACTTCGATAACGCCAAAAATTATATTGATCAAATCACCAAACCGACCGTCGGCATTTATGTTTCCAATATCTTTCTGCCGGGTTCCGAAATTCAATTTTCAATGAACTGGCGCAACGTCCGGCGCATTGACCTTGCACTCTACAAAGTTGATTTGACCCGCGACATTCGCTTTACCCAAAACGACAGCGCAGGCAGTTGGACTCAGCGCATCAATGCCAGCGAACGCATTAAAGCGTGGACGAAAGAGATCGAGGACAAAGGCGATTACAAACCCGGAAGCGAGACTTTGCGACTGGATGAAAAATTAGCGACCGGCGCATATGTCATCGAAGCGAAAATTGATGGCACAGCGGTGCGTGATGTGATTTTAGTGAGCGACACATCGCTGGTTATTAAAACTGCCCGCAAACAGGCGGTGGCTTATTTTTGCAATGTCGCGGATGGCTCACCGGTCGCCAATGCTAATGTGAAAGTGTGGGAGCGGTTTTATAACGGCAACTTTTATGAATGGAAAGAATTTTCCAAACCGACCAACGAGGACGGCATCGCGGCGTTTGATTTGGACGAGATGAGAAACGGCTACAACACAGAAATTTTTGTCGCCGCATCCAGCGATAACCGGCAGGCATTTGCCAACGGTTACAACTACGCTTACGGCAGAAACGCAGAGGACTGGCGCATCTATGCCTTTACAGACCGCCCGGCTTATCGTCCCAATGAAACCGTGCAATGGAAATTCATTGCGCGAAAATATAACCATCAAGTTTATTCAACACCTGCCGGGCAAATTGTCGAATACGAAATCACTGACCCCAAGGGAGCGAAAGTCAGCGATGGCAAAACCAAACTCAATCAATTCGGCAGCGCCTGGGGCGCAGTTGAACTCAAAGAGAGTATGCCGCTTGGCGAATACCGCATTGTATTTTGGGACGAAGGGCGCAAAGACCATATCGGCAATGCGACGCTCTTTCGCCTGGAAGAATACAAATTGCCGGAATTTAAAGTCGCTGTGAAAACCCCTGAAATTGACGGCAAGAAAAAAGCCTTTCGCGTGGGTGAAAAAGTCGAAGTCAACATTCAAGCGGATTACTATTTCGGCGGCGCGGTCGCGAATGCCAATGTCGAAGTCATCGTTTATCAAAAGCCATTTTATCGCTACTGGTATCCGCGCCGCGATTATGCCTGGTACTTTGAAGACATCGACCAGCGATATGCAAACTATTACGGGCGCGGACAACAAATCAAACGCGAAATTTTAAAGACCGACGCCACCGGCAAAGCGGTTTTAGTTTTTGATACGCCGCGCAACAGCGGTCAGGATTTCGAGTATGCCATTGAAGCCCGCGTTACCGATTCTTCGCGCCGCGAAATCAACGCTACAAGTTCGGTGCGCGTCACCCGGCAACGTTATTTCGTCAACGCCAGACCCGCGCATTACCTCTATCGCCCGCAGGATAAAGTCGCGGTGAATATCAACGCAGCGGACGCCAACGACCAACCTTTACAGGTTGAAGGTCGGGTGAAAGTAACGCGCGATTACTGGTATGAAATCTGGCTTGACCCGACAGGCAAAGAGGTCAAAGGCGATGAATTGAAACGTTTGCAGGAGCGCGGCAGTTTTCCGCCCGCGCCGGTGGATGGCAAAGCATGGCAGTTGAAGTTTCGCGGCTACGAACACGACGACATCACCACACAGGTGGTAAAGACCAATAAAGATGGCGAGGCGGAATTCGGGTTTACACCCGAACGCGAAGGATTTTATCGCCTCACCTGGACAAGCGAAGATAAAGGCTCGACAAACATCACGGCGGAAACCACCGTGTGGGTCGCAACCCGCGCAACGACGGATTTGGGCTATCGTTACACAGGCGTTGAAATCATCATTGATAAAGATACGGTCAAAGCCGGGCAGAGCGCGCCTGTGATGCTGGTTGCGCCAACCAATGACCGCTTTGTTTTGTTCAGCGTCGAAGCCGAAGATTTACTCAGTTTTCAACTGGTGCGCATGACCGGCAATGTGAAACTCATTGAACTGCCGATAGAGGAGCGCCACGTTCCCAATGTTTTCCTGAGCGCCGCGATGGTCAACGACCGGCAAGTATTTATGGACACCAAACAGATTGTCGTGCCGCCGGTGAAAAACTTTTTAAGTGTCGAGGTGAACAGCGACCGCGAAGAATATCAGGCGCGTGAAGAAGGCACGCTTACGGTAACGGCGCGCGATAATGAAGGCAAACCGGTTTCGGCGGAAATTGCATTGGGGCTTGTGGACGAGTCGGTTTATTACATTCAAAAAGATTACGCGGGCGACCCGCGCCAATTTTATTTCGGCGCGAAACGCCCGCATCAAGTGCAAACCCAGAGCACTTTCAATCAAAAAGCCTATCAACGATTGGTTGAAGATAAAGATAAACAATTGGTCGATGACCGCACTATCGGACAAAGAGATGAAGAGCGGGAGCGTTCAGGTGGTCCCGGCGGCGGCGGAACGGGCGTTTTCGGTGGTATTGGACGCGCGCAGAAGGCTGAGATGGCAAAGGATTCGTTCAGACAACAAAATGCCCCAATGGCAGCAAGCGAAATTGTCAGTGTCGATAGCGCGGCAGTAATGGATGCAAAGAAGGTTGATAATTTGCCTCTCAACGGTCGCAAGTTTAACGAAATATCTGAACTGAAACCCGGCGTTGCAGGCAAAGAGCCGAAGGTTCAGGTGCGCAATGATTTTCGCTCAACCGTCATCTGGCAACCCAATGTCGTCACCGATGCAAGCGGCAAAGCGACGGTGAAAATTAAATTCCCCGATTCGCTGACCACCTGGAAAGCAACGGCGCGGGCACTCACCGCTACGAATCAATTCGGCATCGCCGAAGATTCGGCGCGCACCAAACAACCGTTAATCGTTCGCCTGCAAGCGCCGCGCTTTTTCGTCGCGGGCGATACGACCACAGTTTCAGCCGTCATCAATAACAACACCGATAAAGCGATGACCGTGCAGCCGACGCTCAATGCCGAAGGCGTCATCGTCACCGGCTTTATGCAAAACGGCAAACCCGCAAAAGGCGAACTCGCGCCCGTTTCAGTTGCGGCAAACGGCGAAGCGCGCATTGATTGGGTCGTGAGTGTCAAAGACGCAGGCAATGTGAAACTGCGCGTCACCGGTCGCAACACTCAATACGTTGACGCGATGGAAAAATCGTTCATCGCTTATGAACACGGCATTGAAAAATATGTCGCCAAATCCGGCAAACTGCGCGGCGATGATGTCACCGTCAAACTCGATATTCCCAAAGAGCGCAAAGCCGAATCAACCACACTTACTGTGCAACTCGCGCCAAGCATGGCAGTGACCATGATTGACGCGCTGCCGTACCTTGCGAACTACCCATACGGCTGCACGGAACAAACCATGAGTCGCTTTTTGCCCGCTGCGATTGTGCGAAAGACTTTGCAGGATTTAGGTATCAACCCCGAAGTCGCGATGAGTCAAACGTTCGGTGGCATCGTGCAGCAAACCGCCGATAAAACCCACAGCCAACCCAAACAAGACCTGCGCAAATTGGATGACATGATTCGCCAGGGGCTTGAACGCCTCTACAATTTTCAACACGATGATGGCGGCTGGGGTTGGTGGAAAGAAGGCAATAGCGACCACTTTATGACAGCATATGTCGTCTGGGGACTCGCGCTTGCCCGCAATGCCGATGTTGAAATTAAAGCCGGCGTACTCGAAAGAGGCGCAGAGTTTTTAACCAACGAACTGGTTGAAGAAGAGAGCAATTACGATATGCAGGCGTGGATGCTGCACGCTTTGGCAAGCTATCAAGCGTCACAAAAAAATATCGAAGTCGGAAATTTTACGACCAAAGCGTTCGATAATTTGTGGACCAACCGCGAACGTTTGAACGCTTATACGCGGGCGTTGCTGGCGCTTGCGGCGCACCATTTTAAATACGCCGACAAGGCGAAAATCCTGGTCGAGAATTTAGAGAATGGTGTGAAGATTGACCGCGCGCCCGACACTTCCATCATCCTGCGCGGCGCGCAAAGTTCAAATGATGCGGTGATGGCAACGGCGCACTGGGGCGAAGACGGTGTGTGGTGGCGCTGGTCGGATGGCGGCGTCGAAGCTACGGCTTTTGCGCTTCGCGCTATCTTAGCGATTGACCCGCAAAATAAACTCATTGAACCGGTGACCAACTGGTTGATTAAAAATCGACGCGGCGCGCAGTGGTCAAACACCAGAGATACGGCAATCACGGTGCTGGCGATGAATGATTATTTGAAAACCAGCGGCGAATTGAAACCCGATATCGAATATGAACTGACGGTCAACGGGCAATTGATTGCTGCGAAAAAATTGACTGCGGAAGCGGCGCTCGCTGCGCCGAGTGAATTTCCGATTGACCGTAAATTCATTCGCGATGGCGCCAACGACATTCGCATACGCCGCAAAAACGGCGCAACGCCACTCTACTTTTCGGCGCGCGCCGAATTTTTCAGCCTCGAAGAACCCATCACCGACGCAGGCAATGAAATTTTTGTGCGCCGCGAATATTACAAACTCGTGGCGCGTCCGACGCTTCTGAAAGGCTATGTTTACGAACGTCTGCCGCTCAGGGACGGCGAATCGGTCACGAGCGGCGAACGTGTCGAAGCGATTATCGTGGTCGAATCAAAGAACAATTATGATTATCTGCTGTTTGAAGATTTGAAACCCGCAGGACTTGAAGCCGTCGAAATCCGTAGCGGTGAAAATCTCTTCATTAAGGAATTGAAATCCGGCGCAATTGGTCGCAAATTCGGCGCGAGTGACAAAGACGTTAAAGACCCGAAAGCGGCTACCGGAGCCTATTTCGCGTCAACCGATGAAGCCAATTACACGGGACGCGCGGTGTGGGTGTATCAGGAACTGCGCGACCGGAAAGTGGCGATGTTCATTGACCATTTACCGGAAGGCGTCTGGGAACTCCGTTATGAACTGCGAGCCGAAACGCCGGGCGCATTTCACGCTTTGCCGGTGCTCGGACACGCCATGTACGTGCCGGAGATTCGTTGCAACGGACAGGAGATGCGAATCAAGGTCGAAGATAAAGAGTGA
- a CDS encoding type II toxin-antitoxin system death-on-curing family toxin yields MAIEEAKYLSYVEAVYLHIILMRSWNEPLYGVADKTLIESALARPRQAVTYENADLIRQAATLYFGLIKNHPWFGGNKRTTTAVVDEFLYRNGKEITASKADVIELVLNIESDQYGVDEIEHWLQQRVTNLSQ; encoded by the coding sequence TTGGCGATTGAAGAAGCGAAATACCTTTCTTACGTTGAAGCAGTTTATCTTCATATCATCTTGATGCGCTCGTGGAACGAACCGCTATATGGGGTTGCCGATAAAACTTTGATTGAATCCGCTCTGGCTCGCCCTCGGCAAGCCGTCACTTATGAAAACGCCGACCTCATTCGGCAGGCGGCGACGCTCTATTTCGGATTGATTAAAAACCACCCCTGGTTTGGCGGTAATAAACGAACCACGACAGCAGTTGTCGATGAATTCCTCTATCGCAACGGTAAAGAAATCACCGCTAGCAAAGCGGACGTCATCGAACTGGTGCTGAACATTGAATCGGATCAATATGGCGTAGATGAAATTGAGCACTGGCTTCAGCAGCGGGTTACAAATTTATCTCAGTAA